A stretch of DNA from Candidatus Nomurabacteria bacterium:
AGAATTCGGTGCCTCTTGCTCCATGTTCGGCATGAATTATGTTTGTCATCTGACTATCAGCATCGATGTTCTCCCCTATCTCAAAAACTCCTTCGAGTGTTAGCCCCGTGATTAAAGAAGCTAGGTCTCCACATTTTCGAAACCATATTGACCTACGTGCCTCAGGATATATCCCAAAAGATGCTCCAATATCTAAAGCTATTATTGCTTCATGAGGGTAGGTCTTCCACATGACTTCTCTCAATTGTTTAAATCTATCAAGAAATACTGGTACTCTCAGCCAAGCATATACATCACTTGCACTCACTAAAGCGCTGGCACTAGTATCGGCCGGATCTCGCCTTGCTTCATCGCTTGCTTTTTTGAGGTCACCAAGATTACAAACTGACAATAGATCAATTGAGTCTCTTAAGTGGTTCACATAGGTAGGGTTTAGACCAAGCTGTTCAGAGCTAACCAGCCCAGAACCTTGTTCGGCAACAATTGATCTTAACAAACTCATATTCTTTAGCCATAGATTTTAACACTCTGTCAACCTGTTAACCAAAAGCACTTAGCCTCGGAATTATGATCTGCTACACTTAAAGTTATGAAAAATGATGATGTTATTATGCAGGTTAAAAACCTGACAAAAATTTACGACAAAAAGAAGGTAGTTAACGGAATTGATTTTGAAGTTAAGAGGGGCGAGATTTTTGGGATCTTAGGTCCAAACGGAGCTGGAAAGACTACAACTCTTGAGATGCTAGAAGCTCTTAGACAAATTGATGGCGGCGAGGCACTACTTGATGGAGTTAATGTGGCGAAAGATCCTCAAAAGATTAAAGCCTTAATCGGAGTGCAGCCTCAAACTCCAGCATTTGCCGAGAAACTTAAGCTTACAGAAATTATTGACATGTTTGCTGCAGCTTATGGAGAGAAAGTAAATGCTAAAGAATTCTTAAGAGATGTTGATTTAGAAGAAAAAGCCAGTGCTTACTCTGAGAATTTATCCGGAGGACAGAGACAAAGGTTAAGCATTGCGGCAGCGTTAGTACATGGACCAAAGGTCTTCTTTTTAGATGAGCCTACTACAGGGCTTGACCCTCAGGCTAGAAGAAATCTTTGGGGATTAATTGAGGATGTCAGAAAAAAAGGTGTAACTGTCATTATGACAACTCATTATATGGACGAGGCTGAACTACTTTGTGACCGAATTGCCATTATGGATAACGGAAAAATAGTTGCTCTAGATACACCAAAGAATTTGATTAAGAATCTACTAAAAAAAGGATTTAAGAAGGAACAAACTGTTGAGCAGGCTAATTTAGAAGATGTCTTTATAGACTTAACCGGGAAGGATTTAAGGGATTGATTTTATGATTAAAAAAGAATTATTTACAATCTGGGTTTTTGCAAAGTTAGAAACTTTTAGAACATTTAGAGATAAAGTTGCTCTGTTTTTTACTTTTGTCTTCCCTTTAATCTTCTTGTTTATTTTTGGGGGAATTTTTGGAGGTAATAACTCCGTTAAGTTTAAGGTGGCAGTTTTGAATGAATCTAAGAGTGATTTTTCGCAAGGTTTTGTTAAGCAACTAACAGAAGATGAAACTTTTGATATTGATAAAGAATCTACTAGCCTAGATCTTGCTAAAGCTAAGATGGATCGAGGGCAATTAGACGCCACTATAGTTCTACCCCAAAACTTTGGTGAAAAATCAGGAAACAATGCTTACCCAAGTGGTGAGGCTCAAGTTATTTATAACCAAAATAATGAGCAGGCTGCCACAACCCTCACTTCTGTTTTAGGTGGAGCATTTGAAAAGGTGAATGCTGGCTTTGTTAAGTCGGAGACTCCCTTCAGCGTAAAAGCTATATCTACCGCAAAGGAAGGTCAGCGAAGATTTGACTATACTTTTGCTGGTCTTGTGGGATTCTCTATCCTGGGTTTAGGTATTTTTGGGCCGACTACAGTATTCCCACAAATGAAGCAAAAAGGAATTTTAAAAAGACTTCACACTACTACACTTAAGGTTAGACAGTACTTTATTGCGAATGCTCTTTCATCTTCAATTATAGGAATAGTCTCTGTTGCAATGATGTTTGTCGCAGCAAGAATATTCTTTGATCTCAATATGAATGGGGACTATTTAAGCTTAATGGCAATTGTTGTTTTGGGGACTATCACCTTGTTCGGAATTGGTCTCGCGATTGGTGGCTGGGCAAAAAACGAGAATCAAGCAGCGCCACTTGCTCAGATAGTCACATTCCCGATGATGTTCTTAAGTGGGGTCTTCTTCCCAAGGTTTGCAATGCCTGAGATATTACAGAGAGTTTCCTCATTCTTCCCTCTTACTCCAGTAGTGGACGGCGTAAGATTAATTGTTACTGAAGGAAGAACTATTTTTGACCTTGGCCCACAGGTAGGGTTGCTAGCAGCATGGATAGTAATAATCTATACCATCGCGTTTAGAGCGTTTAGGTGGGAATAGAAATGTTATTTAATAAATTCTAATTGATAGTTTGGTTTACTAATTTGTACTCATCGACAAAGTGCTTATCAAATCTATTAGACTTAACCAGTTTGTAGCGAGGATCCTTTTTTATTTTAAACTCAGGGTCTTTCTCCCAGTGTAGGTGGTAAACGGTACTAGCAAAGACGTCGTCTGTCGAGCTGACTCTGCTGGTACTAAATCTCAAAGGAGCATAACCACCGTACGGACCAAGCTCTTCTTTTG
This window harbors:
- a CDS encoding ABC transporter ATP-binding protein; its protein translation is MKNDDVIMQVKNLTKIYDKKKVVNGIDFEVKRGEIFGILGPNGAGKTTTLEMLEALRQIDGGEALLDGVNVAKDPQKIKALIGVQPQTPAFAEKLKLTEIIDMFAAAYGEKVNAKEFLRDVDLEEKASAYSENLSGGQRQRLSIAAALVHGPKVFFLDEPTTGLDPQARRNLWGLIEDVRKKGVTVIMTTHYMDEAELLCDRIAIMDNGKIVALDTPKNLIKNLLKKGFKKEQTVEQANLEDVFIDLTGKDLRD
- a CDS encoding ABC transporter permease, with product MIKKELFTIWVFAKLETFRTFRDKVALFFTFVFPLIFLFIFGGIFGGNNSVKFKVAVLNESKSDFSQGFVKQLTEDETFDIDKESTSLDLAKAKMDRGQLDATIVLPQNFGEKSGNNAYPSGEAQVIYNQNNEQAATTLTSVLGGAFEKVNAGFVKSETPFSVKAISTAKEGQRRFDYTFAGLVGFSILGLGIFGPTTVFPQMKQKGILKRLHTTTLKVRQYFIANALSSSIIGIVSVAMMFVAARIFFDLNMNGDYLSLMAIVVLGTITLFGIGLAIGGWAKNENQAAPLAQIVTFPMMFLSGVFFPRFAMPEILQRVSSFFPLTPVVDGVRLIVTEGRTIFDLGPQVGLLAAWIVIIYTIAFRAFRWE